One window from the genome of Streptomyces sp. WZ-12 encodes:
- a CDS encoding class II 3-deoxy-7-phosphoheptulonate synthase has protein sequence MTVNAETHAGGHTWRDLPAAQQPDWPDQEALRDVIAELTSYPPLVFAGECDQLRERIAAVARGEAFLLQGGDCAEAFDAVSAEHIRNKLKTLLQMGAVLTYAGSVPVVKVGRIAGQYSKPRSKPTETRDGVTLPTYRGDSVNGFEFTPEARTPDPERLKRMYHASASTLNLVRAFTTGGYADLRQVHAWNQDFVKSSPSGQRYEALAREIDRAMNFMNACGVDPEAFKTVEFFSSHEALILDYESALTRTDSRTGKLYDVSGHMVWIGERTRQLDGAHIEFASRIRNPIGVKLGPTTTAADALTLIDRIDPEREPGRLTFITRMGADKIRDKLPELVEKVTAAGAQVAWITDPMHGNTFEAASGHKTRRFDDVLDEVKGFFEVHKALGTHPGGIHVELTGDDVTECVGGGDEIFVDDLHQRYETACDPRLNRSQSLDLAFLVAEMYRDQ, from the coding sequence GTGACCGTGAACGCTGAAACCCACGCCGGTGGCCACACCTGGCGAGACCTGCCCGCGGCGCAGCAGCCTGACTGGCCGGACCAAGAGGCTCTGCGCGATGTGATCGCTGAGCTCACGTCCTATCCGCCGCTCGTCTTTGCGGGCGAGTGCGACCAGCTTCGCGAGCGGATCGCCGCGGTCGCCCGAGGTGAGGCGTTCCTGCTTCAGGGCGGCGACTGCGCGGAGGCGTTCGACGCCGTCTCCGCCGAGCACATCCGCAACAAGCTCAAGACCCTGCTCCAGATGGGCGCCGTGCTGACGTACGCCGGCTCCGTCCCGGTGGTCAAGGTCGGCCGGATCGCCGGTCAGTACAGCAAGCCGCGCTCCAAGCCGACCGAGACCCGCGACGGGGTGACCCTGCCGACCTACCGCGGCGACTCCGTCAACGGCTTCGAGTTCACCCCCGAGGCCCGCACCCCGGACCCCGAGCGCCTGAAGCGGATGTACCACGCCTCCGCCTCGACGCTGAACCTCGTCCGGGCCTTCACCACCGGTGGCTACGCCGACCTGCGCCAGGTGCACGCCTGGAACCAGGACTTCGTGAAGTCCTCGCCGTCCGGCCAGCGGTACGAGGCGTTGGCGCGCGAGATCGACCGGGCGATGAACTTCATGAACGCCTGCGGGGTGGACCCGGAGGCGTTCAAGACGGTGGAGTTCTTCTCCTCGCACGAGGCGCTGATCCTGGACTACGAGTCGGCGCTGACCCGCACCGACTCCCGCACCGGCAAGCTCTACGACGTCTCGGGCCACATGGTCTGGATCGGCGAGCGCACCCGTCAACTGGACGGCGCGCACATCGAGTTCGCCTCCCGCATCCGCAATCCGATCGGCGTCAAGCTGGGTCCGACGACGACGGCGGCGGACGCGCTCACCCTGATCGACCGGATCGACCCGGAGCGCGAGCCGGGCCGGCTGACCTTCATCACCCGCATGGGAGCGGACAAGATCCGCGACAAGCTGCCCGAGCTGGTGGAGAAGGTCACCGCCGCCGGCGCCCAGGTCGCCTGGATCACCGACCCGATGCACGGCAACACCTTCGAGGCGGCCTCGGGCCACAAGACCCGCCGCTTCGACGACGTGCTGGACGAGGTCAAGGGCTTCTTCGAGGTCCACAAGGCGCTCGGCACGCACCCGGGCGGCATCCACGTCGAGCTGACCGGCGACGACGTCACCGAGTGCGTGGGCGGCGGCGACGAGATCTTCGTCGACGACCTGCACCAGCGCTACGAGACCGCCTGCGACCCGCGGCTGAACCGCAGCCAGTCGCTGGACCTGGCCTTCCTGGTGGCGGAGATGTACCGCGACCAGTGA
- the bfr gene encoding bacterioferritin, producing the protein MQGDPEVIEFLNEQLTGELTAINQYFLHAKMQENFGWYKLAKYTRAESFDEMKHAETLTDRILFLDALPNYQRLFHVRVGQTVTEMFQADRQIEVEAIDRLKRGIEVMRAKGDITSANIFEAILEDEEHHIDYLDTQLELVEKLGEALYLAQVIEQPS; encoded by the coding sequence ATGCAGGGCGACCCCGAGGTCATCGAATTCCTCAACGAGCAACTGACCGGCGAGCTGACCGCGATCAACCAGTACTTCCTGCACGCGAAGATGCAGGAGAACTTCGGTTGGTACAAGCTCGCCAAGTACACCCGCGCCGAGTCCTTCGACGAGATGAAGCACGCGGAGACGCTGACCGACCGGATCCTCTTCCTGGACGCGCTGCCGAACTACCAGCGGCTGTTCCACGTCCGCGTCGGGCAGACCGTCACCGAGATGTTCCAGGCCGACCGGCAGATCGAGGTGGAGGCCATCGACCGCCTCAAGCGCGGCATCGAGGTCATGCGCGCCAAGGGGGACATCACCTCGGCCAACATCTTCGAGGCCATCCTTGAGGACGAGGAGCACCACATCGACTACCTCGACACCCAGCTGGAGCTGGTCGAGAAGCTCGGGGAAGCGCTCTACCTCGCCCAGGTGATCGAGCAGCCGAGCTGA
- a CDS encoding 6-phosphofructokinase: MRVGVLTGGGDCPGLNAVIRGIVRKGTQEYGYDFVGFRDGWRGPLSDRTVRLDIPAVRGILPRGGTVLGSSRTNPFKEEDGVRRIKETLAKHETEALIAIGGEDTLGVAARLCSEYGVPCVGVPKTIDNDLSATDYTFGFDTAVGVATEAIDRLHTTAESHMRVLVVEVMGRHAGWIALHSGLAGGANVILIPEQRFDVDEVCRWIESRFKASYAPIVVVAEGAMPKDGDMVLKDGSTDSFGHVRLSGVGEWLAKEIERRTGKEARTTVLGHTQRGGTPSAFDRWLATRFGLHAIDAVRDGDFGKMVALRGTDIVRVPLTEATAKLKTVDPALYAEVGVFFG; this comes from the coding sequence ATGCGGGTCGGAGTACTGACCGGCGGCGGCGACTGCCCGGGTCTGAACGCGGTGATCAGGGGCATCGTCCGCAAGGGCACCCAGGAGTACGGATACGACTTCGTCGGCTTCCGGGACGGCTGGCGCGGACCGCTCAGCGACAGGACGGTGCGGCTGGACATCCCGGCCGTGCGCGGCATCCTGCCCCGCGGCGGGACCGTCCTCGGCTCGTCCAGGACCAACCCCTTCAAGGAGGAGGACGGCGTCCGCCGGATCAAGGAGACCCTCGCCAAGCACGAGACCGAGGCGCTGATCGCGATCGGCGGCGAGGACACCCTCGGCGTCGCCGCCCGGCTCTGCTCGGAGTACGGCGTGCCCTGCGTCGGCGTGCCCAAGACCATCGACAACGACCTGTCGGCCACGGACTACACCTTCGGCTTCGACACCGCCGTCGGCGTCGCCACCGAGGCCATCGACCGGCTGCACACCACCGCCGAGTCGCACATGCGGGTGCTGGTCGTGGAGGTGATGGGCCGGCACGCCGGCTGGATCGCGCTGCACTCCGGCCTGGCCGGCGGCGCCAACGTCATCCTCATCCCGGAGCAGCGCTTCGACGTCGACGAGGTCTGTCGCTGGATCGAGTCCCGCTTCAAGGCCAGCTACGCGCCGATCGTGGTGGTCGCCGAGGGCGCCATGCCCAAGGACGGCGACATGGTCCTCAAGGACGGCAGCACCGACTCCTTCGGCCACGTCCGGCTCTCCGGCGTGGGCGAGTGGCTGGCCAAGGAGATCGAGCGGCGCACCGGCAAGGAGGCCCGCACCACGGTCCTCGGCCACACCCAGCGCGGCGGCACCCCCAGCGCCTTCGACCGCTGGCTGGCCACCCGCTTCGGGTTGCACGCCATCGACGCGGTGCGGGACGGCGACTTCGGCAAGATGGTCGCGCTGCGCGGCACCGACATCGTCCGGGTGCCGCTGACCGAGGCGACCGCCAAGCTCAAGACGGTCGACCCCGCGCTCTACGCCGAGGTCGGCGTCTTCTTCGGCTGA
- a CDS encoding 2-hydroxyacid dehydrogenase, translating into MEIVAFGVQADERPLLEKAFAGRHQVRCLDVFLNRDTAPIAHGYEAVSTSVNDDLTAEVLQTLAAGGTKMVAQRSTGFNNIDLEAAADLGLTIGRVSAYSPYAVAEFAWLLALAVNRRLVPAANRTRNFDFRLDGLMGRDLHGRTVGVLGTGKIGAAFARIAHGFGMELLGWDLVENPECLALGMRYVPRERLFAEADLISLHVPLTEDTRHLVDAAALAAMKADAILVNSSRGGLIDTVALVEALKAGRLTGVGLDVYEEEAGLFFYDKSLDVIGDDTLARLMTFANVLVTSHQAYFTAEAVGQIVETTVVNVEDHLAGRTNGNMLVTRGQRPATVR; encoded by the coding sequence GTGGAGATCGTCGCCTTCGGTGTGCAGGCGGACGAGCGGCCGCTCCTGGAGAAGGCGTTCGCCGGCCGTCATCAGGTCCGCTGTCTGGACGTCTTCCTCAACCGCGACACCGCCCCCATCGCCCACGGCTACGAGGCCGTCTCCACCAGTGTCAACGACGACCTGACCGCCGAGGTGCTGCAGACCCTCGCGGCCGGCGGCACCAAGATGGTCGCCCAGCGCTCCACCGGCTTCAACAACATCGACCTGGAGGCCGCCGCCGACCTCGGCCTGACCATCGGCCGGGTCTCCGCCTACTCGCCGTACGCGGTCGCGGAGTTCGCCTGGCTGCTGGCGCTGGCGGTGAACCGGCGGCTGGTCCCGGCCGCCAACCGCACCCGGAATTTCGACTTCCGGTTGGATGGCCTGATGGGCCGCGATCTGCACGGCCGCACCGTCGGGGTGCTCGGCACCGGCAAGATCGGCGCCGCCTTCGCCAGGATCGCGCACGGCTTCGGGATGGAACTGCTCGGCTGGGACCTCGTCGAGAACCCCGAGTGCCTGGCGCTGGGCATGCGCTACGTCCCCCGGGAGCGGTTGTTCGCCGAGGCCGATCTGATCAGCCTGCACGTCCCGTTGACCGAGGACACCCGGCACCTGGTCGACGCCGCCGCGCTGGCCGCCATGAAGGCCGACGCGATCCTGGTCAACTCCAGCCGCGGCGGGCTGATCGACACCGTGGCCCTGGTGGAGGCGCTCAAGGCCGGCCGGCTCACCGGCGTCGGCCTGGATGTCTACGAGGAGGAGGCCGGGCTGTTCTTCTACGACAAGTCCCTGGACGTGATCGGCGACGACACCCTGGCCCGGCTGATGACCTTCGCGAACGTGCTGGTCACCTCGCACCAGGCGTACTTCACCGCGGAGGCGGTCGGCCAGATCGTCGAGACCACCGTGGTCAACGTCGAGGACCATCTGGCCGGCCGCACCAACGGCAACATGCTGGTCACACGAGGACAGCGGCCAGCAACTGTGCGGTGA
- the macS gene encoding MacS family sensor histidine kinase yields the protein MSVELPLWRALTGYRILTLVYALCLCTVAYPHYAHPLGAAAYMAVLTLWTGLTWRRTTSAERCTRRFLVVDLGFAVGGILLTAVIDTQARIMDGSPTLPSIWTAGAVLGFAIKGGWRWAAVASTIVAAANLVERQELARDTVHNVVLVWVASVAIGYVVEVARASERTLARALQIEAATRERERLARDIHDSVLQVLAMVQRRGTAIGGEAAELGRMAGEQEVALRTLVAGGLVPRQRVAVAPADTTAVGAAARGPAPAGRGGPCDLMALLAPYAGAGVTLSGPGGPVALPAAAAGELTAAVGAALDNVRVHVGAEARAWILVEDEPDAVVVTVRDEGPGIPEGRLAAAEREGRLGAALSIRGRLRELGGGAEWLSVPGQGTEVELKVPKGAAPRDGRRGRTGA from the coding sequence ATGTCCGTCGAGCTGCCGCTGTGGCGGGCGCTGACCGGCTACCGGATCCTGACCCTGGTCTACGCGCTGTGCCTGTGCACCGTGGCCTACCCGCACTACGCGCACCCGTTGGGCGCCGCCGCGTACATGGCCGTGCTCACCCTCTGGACCGGGCTGACCTGGCGCCGGACGACCTCCGCCGAGCGCTGCACCCGCCGGTTCCTCGTCGTCGACCTCGGCTTCGCGGTCGGCGGCATCCTGCTCACCGCGGTCATCGACACCCAGGCCCGCATCATGGACGGCAGCCCGACTCTCCCGTCCATCTGGACGGCGGGCGCCGTGTTGGGCTTCGCCATCAAGGGCGGTTGGCGGTGGGCGGCGGTGGCCTCCACCATCGTGGCCGCGGCCAACCTCGTCGAGCGCCAGGAGCTGGCCCGGGACACCGTCCACAACGTGGTCCTGGTGTGGGTGGCCAGCGTCGCCATCGGCTACGTCGTCGAGGTGGCGCGGGCCAGTGAGCGCACCCTGGCGCGCGCTCTCCAGATCGAGGCGGCCACCCGCGAGCGGGAGCGGCTGGCCCGCGACATCCACGACAGCGTGCTCCAGGTGCTCGCCATGGTGCAGCGGCGCGGCACCGCGATCGGCGGCGAGGCGGCCGAACTGGGGCGGATGGCGGGCGAACAGGAGGTGGCGCTGCGCACGTTGGTGGCCGGCGGACTGGTGCCCCGGCAACGGGTGGCGGTGGCGCCGGCGGACACCACGGCGGTCGGCGCGGCGGCCCGCGGCCCGGCGCCGGCCGGCCGCGGCGGTCCCTGCGACCTGATGGCGCTGCTCGCCCCGTATGCCGGGGCCGGGGTGACGCTGTCCGGCCCCGGCGGCCCGGTCGCGCTGCCGGCCGCCGCCGCGGGGGAGTTGACCGCTGCTGTCGGTGCCGCGTTGGACAATGTCCGGGTGCACGTGGGGGCCGAGGCCCGCGCGTGGATCCTGGTGGAGGACGAGCCGGACGCGGTGGTCGTGACGGTGCGCGACGAGGGCCCCGGCATCCCCGAGGGCCGGCTCGCCGCGGCCGAGCGCGAGGGCCGCCTCGGCGCGGCGCTCTCGATCCGCGGCCGGCTGCGGGAGTTGGGCGGCGGCGCCGAGTGGCTCTCGGTCCCCGGCCAGGGCACGGAAGTGGAGTTGAAGGTTCCCAAGGGCGCCGCGCCCAGGGACGGACGACGGGGGAGGACCGGCGCGTGA
- a CDS encoding lysophospholipid acyltransferase family protein encodes MKFSIGGSLRLAFRPWVEGIENVPAEGAAILASNHLSFSDSFFLPAVLDRKVTFIAKAEYFTSPGVKGKLTAAFFKGVGQLPVDRSGARGAGEAAIKSGIEVLERGELFGIYPEGTRSPDGRLYRGKPGGLARVALATGAPVIPVAMIDTEKVQPPGKVLPKMVRPGIRIGKPLDFSRYQGMENDRYILRSITDEVMYEIMKLSGQEYVDIYATAAKRQIAEAAKAAEAQKKA; translated from the coding sequence ATGAAGTTTTCCATCGGCGGTTCGCTGCGGCTCGCGTTCCGCCCCTGGGTGGAAGGCATCGAGAACGTGCCCGCCGAGGGTGCGGCGATCCTCGCGAGCAACCACTTGTCCTTCTCGGACTCGTTCTTCCTGCCCGCGGTGCTCGACCGCAAGGTGACCTTCATCGCGAAGGCGGAGTACTTCACCTCCCCAGGGGTGAAGGGCAAGTTGACGGCCGCGTTCTTCAAGGGCGTGGGGCAGCTCCCGGTGGACCGCTCGGGCGCCCGCGGCGCGGGCGAGGCGGCGATCAAGAGCGGCATTGAGGTGCTGGAGCGCGGGGAGCTCTTCGGCATCTACCCCGAGGGGACCCGCTCCCCGGACGGCCGGCTCTACCGCGGCAAGCCCGGCGGCCTGGCGCGGGTGGCGCTGGCCACGGGGGCACCGGTCATCCCGGTGGCGATGATCGACACCGAGAAGGTGCAGCCGCCGGGCAAGGTGCTGCCGAAGATGGTCCGGCCCGGCATCCGCATCGGCAAGCCGCTGGACTTCAGCCGCTACCAGGGCATGGAGAACGACCGGTACATCCTGCGCTCGATCACCGACGAGGTGATGTACGAGATCATGAAGCTCTCCGGCCAGGAGTACGTCGACATCTACGCGACCGCCGCCAAGCGGCAGATCGCCGAGGCGGCCAAGGCCGCGGAGGCGCAGAAGAAGGCGTAG
- a CDS encoding (2Fe-2S)-binding protein, whose amino-acid sequence MYVCSCFGITEQQVREHADRGACTPRQVASACKAGTDCGSCVRRIQALLGRGACPRRELIDRGAPDALRSQSAEWGQAPDAPGPESVPLSPAVEEGAPGPVGLPAAA is encoded by the coding sequence GTGTACGTCTGCTCCTGCTTCGGCATCACCGAGCAGCAGGTCCGCGAGCACGCGGACCGGGGTGCCTGCACGCCCCGCCAGGTCGCCTCCGCCTGCAAGGCCGGCACCGACTGCGGCAGTTGCGTCCGCCGCATCCAGGCGCTGCTGGGTCGCGGTGCGTGCCCCCGCCGGGAGCTGATCGACCGCGGTGCCCCCGATGCGCTGCGCTCACAGTCCGCGGAGTGGGGTCAGGCGCCGGACGCGCCGGGCCCGGAGTCCGTGCCCCTGTCGCCGGCCGTGGAGGAGGGCGCACCGGGGCCCGTGGGCCTCCCGGCGGCCGCGTGA
- a CDS encoding anthranilate synthase family protein gives MHPQSPPDAAALVQRLLDPACPPFALLRRHGPGRDGSVVEVLIGEVTEVERLADIPLDTGVPNAPVTDALALVPFRQIRERGFRAHDDGTPLAVLRPDEHHELPLPALLSALPAHEVTVAGGAFDVSDAAYAEIVERVVREEIGTGEGANFVVRRTFEGEIADFSAADALALFRRLLAGERGAYWTFVVHRPGVRTLVGASPEVHVRMNTERGEREALSSRGGGGRRMGGTVVMNPISGTYRYPAQGPTAEGLLAFLGDRKEVEELSMVVDEELKMMCTVGDRGGVVVGPRLKEMAHLAHTEYELRGRSTLDAREVLKETMFAATVTGSPVQNACRAIERHEPVGPDGRGRGYYAGALALLGRDAGGAQTLDSPILIRTADIAADGRLRVPVGATLVRASDPYGEVAETHAKAAGVLTALGVRPAPARAAAGPAPRLADDPRVRAALDARRADLAPFWLRMQTTAPVAGLHGHALVIDAEDTFTAMLAHLLRAAGLTVTVHRYDEPGLRAAALAHQGPVVLGPGPGDPTDTADPKMRFLRALAADLVAGHRRPTAVPEPTPSDRAPGRASAFPKRSTPFEQGTPRSPRRGPSGRSLLGVCLGHELIAAELGLEIVRKEVPFQGAQERIDFFGRPETVGFYNTFTARCDDRTAVELAMHRVELSRDEASGEVHALRGPGFAGVQFHPESVLTLNGAAVTAQLLAAVLV, from the coding sequence ATGCACCCTCAGTCCCCGCCCGACGCCGCCGCGCTGGTCCAGCGGCTGCTCGACCCCGCCTGCCCGCCGTTCGCCCTGCTCCGCCGGCACGGTCCGGGCCGCGACGGCAGCGTCGTCGAGGTGCTGATCGGCGAGGTGACCGAGGTCGAGCGCCTGGCCGACATCCCGCTGGACACGGGGGTGCCCAACGCGCCGGTGACCGACGCGCTGGCCCTGGTCCCGTTCCGGCAGATCCGCGAGCGCGGCTTCCGGGCGCACGACGACGGCACCCCGCTGGCCGTGCTGCGGCCCGACGAGCACCACGAACTCCCGCTGCCCGCGCTGCTGTCGGCGCTGCCGGCGCACGAGGTGACGGTGGCCGGCGGAGCCTTCGACGTCTCCGACGCGGCCTACGCGGAGATCGTCGAGCGGGTGGTGCGGGAGGAGATCGGCACCGGCGAGGGCGCCAACTTCGTCGTCCGCCGCACCTTCGAGGGCGAGATCGCGGACTTCTCGGCGGCCGACGCGCTGGCGCTGTTCCGGCGGCTGCTGGCCGGCGAGCGCGGGGCGTACTGGACGTTCGTGGTGCACCGGCCGGGCGTGCGCACGCTGGTCGGCGCCAGCCCCGAGGTGCACGTCCGGATGAATACCGAGAGGGGCGAGCGCGAAGCGCTCTCATCCCGGGGCGGTGGCGGACGACGGATGGGCGGGACCGTCGTGATGAACCCCATCAGCGGGACCTACCGCTACCCCGCGCAAGGGCCCACCGCGGAGGGCCTGTTGGCGTTCCTCGGCGACCGCAAGGAGGTCGAGGAGCTGTCGATGGTGGTCGACGAGGAGCTGAAGATGATGTGCACCGTCGGCGACCGGGGCGGGGTGGTGGTCGGGCCCCGGCTCAAGGAGATGGCGCACCTGGCACACACCGAGTACGAGCTGCGCGGCCGCTCCACCCTGGACGCGCGCGAGGTCCTCAAGGAGACGATGTTCGCGGCGACGGTCACCGGGTCGCCGGTGCAGAACGCCTGCCGGGCCATCGAGCGGCACGAGCCGGTGGGTCCGGACGGCCGCGGCCGCGGCTACTACGCCGGCGCGCTGGCGCTGCTCGGCCGGGACGCGGGCGGCGCCCAGACACTGGACTCCCCGATCCTGATCCGCACCGCGGACATCGCCGCCGACGGCAGGCTGCGGGTGCCGGTCGGCGCCACCCTGGTGCGCGCCTCCGACCCGTACGGCGAGGTGGCCGAGACGCACGCCAAGGCGGCCGGGGTGCTGACCGCGCTGGGGGTCCGGCCGGCCCCCGCGCGGGCCGCGGCCGGCCCGGCGCCGCGGCTGGCCGACGACCCGCGGGTGCGGGCCGCGCTGGACGCCCGCCGCGCCGACCTGGCCCCGTTCTGGCTGCGGATGCAGACCACCGCTCCGGTCGCCGGGCTGCACGGCCACGCCCTGGTGATCGACGCCGAGGACACCTTCACCGCGATGCTGGCGCACCTGCTGCGCGCCGCCGGGCTGACGGTGACGGTCCACCGCTACGACGAGCCGGGGCTGCGCGCGGCCGCCCTGGCGCACCAGGGGCCGGTGGTGCTGGGCCCGGGCCCCGGCGACCCGACCGACACCGCCGACCCCAAGATGCGCTTCCTGCGCGCGCTCGCCGCCGACCTGGTCGCCGGCCACCGTCGCCCCACCGCCGTCCCGGAACCCACCCCCTCGGACCGCGCGCCCGGCCGTGCCTCGGCCTTCCCTAAGCGCTCGACCCCGTTCGAGCAGGGAACGCCCCGCTCCCCTCGTCGAGGCCCTTCGGGCCGCTCCCTTCTCGGCGTCTGCCTCGGCCACGAACTCATCGCCGCCGAGCTGGGGTTGGAGATCGTCCGCAAGGAGGTGCCGTTCCAGGGCGCCCAGGAGCGGATCGACTTCTTCGGGCGGCCCGAGACGGTCGGCTTCTACAACACCTTCACGGCCCGCTGCGACGACCGGACGGCGGTCGAACTGGCCATGCACCGCGTCGAGTTGAGCCGGGACGAGGCGAGTGGCGAGGTGCACGCGCTGCGCGGCCCCGGCTTCGCGGGGGTGCAGTTCCACCCCGAGTCGGTGCTGACGCTCAACGGCGCGGCGGTCACCGCACAGTTGCTGGCCGCTGTCCTCGTGTGA
- a CDS encoding response regulator — protein MSDGTGLRVMVVDDHPMWRDAVARDLAEAGFEVVATAGDGPQAVRRAQAAAPDVLVLDLNLPGLPGVQVCKQLVGADPSLRVLVLSASGEHADVLEAVKSGATGYLLKSASTEELLDAVTRTAAGDPVFTPGLAGLVLGEYRRLATEPTPAAADEPDAPRLTERETEVLRLVAKGLSYKQIAERLVISHRTVQNHVQNTLGKLQLHNRVELVRYAIERGLDGV, from the coding sequence ATGAGTGACGGGACGGGCCTGCGGGTCATGGTGGTCGACGACCACCCGATGTGGCGGGACGCGGTCGCCCGGGATCTGGCGGAGGCCGGGTTCGAGGTGGTGGCGACGGCCGGTGACGGGCCGCAGGCGGTGCGCCGGGCCCAGGCGGCGGCGCCCGACGTGCTGGTCCTGGACCTCAATCTGCCGGGGCTGCCCGGCGTCCAGGTGTGCAAGCAACTGGTCGGCGCCGACCCGTCGTTGCGGGTACTGGTGCTCTCCGCCAGCGGCGAGCACGCCGACGTCCTGGAGGCGGTGAAGTCCGGCGCCACCGGCTATCTGCTGAAGTCCGCCAGCACCGAGGAACTGCTCGACGCGGTCACCCGCACCGCCGCCGGCGATCCCGTCTTCACTCCCGGCCTGGCCGGCCTGGTCCTCGGCGAGTACCGCCGGTTGGCGACCGAGCCGACCCCGGCGGCCGCCGACGAACCGGACGCCCCCCGGCTGACCGAGCGCGAGACCGAGGTGCTGCGCCTGGTCGCCAAGGGGCTCTCGTACAAGCAGATCGCCGAGCGGCTGGTCATCTCGCACCGCACGGTGCAGAACCACGTCCAGAACACCCTCGGCAAGCTCCAACTCCACAACCGCGTCGAGCTGGTGCGCTACGCCATCGAGCGCGGCCTGGACGGCGTCTGA